Part of the Mauremys reevesii isolate NIE-2019 linkage group 20, ASM1616193v1, whole genome shotgun sequence genome is shown below.
actcAGGATCACAATTAATAAGGATACAAAAGTACCAAATGCCTGTTTGTTTACAATCAACAAGGAAGACCACACACTTGGAAATATTATTAAATCGTAAGTAAAACCAGTTCCTGTTGCATAGTTCTAGGAGTAAAGTTCTAATGGTGATGCAGTAGCTTACATTTAGATGGGAAGATTGCCAAGGTGCAGAGCGTGACTGTAACCATAAACACTGGATAACTAGCTGTTTCAATAGCATGTTTGGGTGACGTCTGCAGGCCTATTTGTGGTAGTTACAGATGTGAAATTATGTTCATTGACACCCACTTCTCATTGTGGCCCTTGTTACCACCATGTGTAAAActttgagctaggggtgtgattcctctGCTTGTGTACACATACTGGTGCTAGCTCCTAGTGTGAGCATAAATAGTAGTATAGCCGCAGTAGCACTggtagtagcagcagcagcagacataccaccccaccccccggtttcaggcaggtttgtacttcgGCTGCTTTGAGAGCTAGCAAGAGTATGTGTATATGAGCATGGGAATCATACCTCTAGCGCAGGAGTGGGCAGActacggcccaggggccacatccggtCCTTGAGCTCCCGCCATGGAacggggtcgggggcttgccccgctctgtgcagctcccggaaggagcggcatgtcccccctcaggctcttatgcgtaggggcagccagggggctcagcACATTGTCCCTGTCCCAAGTGCTGCCcttgcagatcccattggctcTGCACACAgatggggcagtgcacagagcagcCTGGCCGCGCCTCCGTGTAGGAGCGGGGAcatgcttacctcaagcagcggCAAcatgcttacctcaagcagcggCAACTCCCTGAGCCTGACCACCTCctgtgccccttccccagccctgatccccctcccacactctgaactactcagtcccagcccggagcaccctcctgcacccctcatccccagccccatccttgAGACTGCACCCCAAGCCGGAGTCCTCACcctaccctgcaccccaaccctcaatttcatgagcattcatggcctgccatacaatttccatacccagatgagggccagaaagtttgcccaACCCTGCTCTAGCACAGTGTTAGCAAATAGCCTGTAACATTTGGGCAAAGGTTGGTTCTTTGTAATGTGGGAagactccccaccccacccccatcaaattggcagtgaccttgtgggtttctttccccccccccccgtatgtGGGTGCAGGTTGCTTGCCTGAATGATCTGGTTCTCTCTCGCTTTGCCATTTCCCCTGCTATTACTGGGCCTGATGCATCTCGGACCCTCAtagtctctgcctgtggcacataatagtctagtcttctgtgggctgtaatacattggtctaattttggttgttgggtttagtgcaGGCGCTGGGGGGTgatagtggcctgtgatatacaggaggtcagagatgATCCAGGGACCCAGTCTGGCCTTAAAATATGACTCTCAATCTGGGTGGCAAAGGTGCAAATGCctacttttatttttataaattacAAATTAGCATTGTAGCAATACACACTGATTCTAGTGAAGCAAGAAACTGTTCATTTAACAGTGTAGGAAATTCAAGAATCCCCAGGGCTAAACCAGGTTGACTTCACATGGCAGGAGCTAATCAATTCATTGCTGGTGATGCAGTAGGTCTTTTGCCTAAGTCCCTTCTGTAATTTATAAGCTCAGGACAGCAGCATGTGGCCTCCAGTGGTAGGAGTAAATACTGCTGCCTTTAAACTTGGGCTCTCTGCATCAGATTATTGGTGTGTGCTTTTGATAGCTCTTCTGCATGGATTTTTGCTGAAAATGATTCTAGTTACACCCTGGTGCTTCGTTCACACGAACACCACTGCTCAGTTCTTGCTATTAGATGCTCTGCCAGTGCTTGCCAAGCATTTCCCATTACCCCTGCTGTTCCACGCTTGGGTCTCTAAGGTAGGAACTGTCAATGCTGCCAAAACGTACAGTGGTTTTATGAAATGCATGTACTGCGTCTTATTAGGATAAGATAAAGCTTGCTCTCAAGGTGAGATTGGCATGGATGTAACATTTCCTCTAGCCTGCAAAAAAAATCTTTATGGAAAAATTCTCCAAGGATTGAATTAGCCTGTTAGAAAGGTGTGATATGTGGCAGACCCAACTTTATGCTTTGGAATCTTACAGAAATTTTGCAGCTAAACTGTTTGTCATCTGTCTTGTACCCTCTAAatgcttccctccccaccccttccaggcaATTACTGAAAGACCCTCAAGTGTTGTTTGCAGGATACAAGGTCCCACATCCTCTggaacataaaatcatcattcGAGTTCAGACCACTCCTGATTACAGTCCCCAGGAAGCTTTCACCAATGCTATCACGGACCTGATCAGTGAACTCTCCCTTCTGGAGGAGAGATTCAGGGTAAGCTTGTTCCTCTGGCTAATGTGAGGAAAGGTTCTGAAACTGTGACCTGTTTTAAAAATGACAGTTAACCTTACAACTGTTGCTTTCATAtgaaaaatgtaacttttctgATCAGCCCAATTCAGCTCTGAATACCCATGTGTAAATTCCATTAAGCTGTAGCAGATTTTGGCTGTTACCACAGGACACTTGAGATTTTGTTCAGTttctcacacaccttgtctctctaggtgTCTAGCATTTGCTTTCTCTCCCTTTTCACAAGTGTGAAAGCCTGTTGCCTGGAACAGCGTACTTGAAAAATTCTGCCTTGTGAATCTTTCTTTCTCCTGCCAAGAACTTTTTAATAATACTTTCACTTATGTGCCCTTCTGTAATTACTCCATTTCTTGCTGTACAGTGTCTATTTAACTTCAAATTGTTTGAGATACCATTGGTCTGAAAAACATTTCAGAATAAAGCTATACTGAATTCCATATGCTCCTATTTGCTAGTTCCTTAGTTGAATCATAGTCAGTTTTAATATAAACTAATGATATCTCAAAGAATAAAGCAGTTGAGAAGAGGAAAACTTTCAAAGGATTTCTTGTGTGTCATGTAAATGCCTTATGTTTTATTAATTACTGGAAGGGAAATGTATGAATATACGTTCTCCCTCAGAACATTACCTGTTttccaccaggcagcaggagaTGCACATATTTCTGCTgctgatttaaataatatttaatcATAG
Proteins encoded:
- the POLR2J gene encoding DNA-directed RNA polymerase II subunit RPB11-a, whose translation is MNAPPAFESFLLFEGEKKITINKDTKVPNACLFTINKEDHTLGNIIKSQLLKDPQVLFAGYKVPHPLEHKIIIRVQTTPDYSPQEAFTNAITDLISELSLLEERFRVAIKDKQEGIE